From one Streptomyces sp. R41 genomic stretch:
- a CDS encoding spherulation-specific family 4 protein, with product MPYLTSPATGTASTDLGLGFGIPGYAHPLVAPVEWGELTRPGTPLHWVVLNVAGGPGTRPDPHCLEAAGRLRNAGVRILGHLDTAYGARSFGELISDAHRYLAWYRVDGFLLDRCPTERAALPEVRRTVSTLRALRDGAHIVLGHGGHPYPGYAESADQLVTFSGPWSDYRWSQVAEWTADYPPERFCHFVHGVPRGHLDEALRIARWQGASTIYFTDRTDHGGRADPWETMPGYWDEIVSRIGTGVSE from the coding sequence ATGCCGTATCTGACCAGCCCCGCAACAGGCACCGCGAGCACCGACTTAGGCCTTGGCTTCGGCATCCCCGGCTATGCGCACCCCCTCGTCGCTCCCGTGGAGTGGGGCGAACTCACCCGCCCCGGTACCCCCTTGCACTGGGTCGTCCTGAACGTGGCGGGCGGCCCCGGCACGCGCCCCGACCCGCACTGCCTGGAGGCCGCCGGACGGCTGCGCAACGCGGGGGTCCGGATTCTCGGGCACCTGGACACCGCCTACGGCGCACGCAGCTTCGGCGAGCTGATCTCCGACGCCCACCGGTATCTCGCCTGGTACCGGGTCGACGGCTTCCTCCTGGACCGCTGCCCCACAGAGCGCGCCGCGCTCCCCGAGGTCCGCCGCACGGTCAGCACGCTCCGGGCGCTCCGTGACGGCGCGCACATCGTGCTGGGCCACGGCGGCCACCCGTACCCCGGGTATGCGGAGAGCGCCGACCAGTTGGTGACCTTCTCGGGCCCCTGGAGCGACTACCGCTGGTCGCAGGTGGCCGAGTGGACCGCCGACTATCCGCCCGAGCGCTTCTGCCACTTCGTACACGGTGTGCCGCGCGGCCACCTGGACGAGGCGCTGCGCATCGCCCGCTGGCAGGGCGCCTCGACGATCTACTTCACCGACCGCACGGACCACGGCGGGCGAGCCGACCCCTGGGAGACGATGCCCGGCTACTGGGACGAAATCGTCTCGCGGATCGGAACGGGTGTCTCGGAATGA
- a CDS encoding NAD-dependent epimerase/dehydratase family protein: protein MRVLLIGANGYLGRFVADRLLADPAVQLTALGRGDDADVRFDLASGSPGALTRFLDAVHPGVVINCAGATRGGARELTRHNTVAVATVCEALRRSGCGARLVQIGCGAEYGPSQPGSSTAEDAVPRPGGPYGVSKLAATELVLGSGLDAVVLRVFSPAGPGTPAGSPLGRLAEALRRAMQSGDGELKLGGLGVQRDFIDVRDVARAVHAASLSAAQGVINIGSGRAVRLRDAAAVLARVAGYGGALHELDGPPGPMRPSIGHPRGEPDLASPAAYPYPDGCGSWQQADVRTARDRLGWRPRINLEESLADIWMEAACRI from the coding sequence ATGAGGGTCCTGCTGATCGGAGCCAACGGATACCTCGGCCGATTCGTCGCCGACAGACTGCTCGCCGACCCGGCCGTACAACTCACCGCGCTCGGCCGGGGCGACGACGCCGACGTACGGTTCGACCTCGCCTCGGGCAGCCCCGGCGCACTTACCCGCTTCCTCGACGCGGTGCACCCCGGAGTCGTCATCAACTGCGCGGGCGCCACCCGCGGCGGCGCCCGCGAACTGACCCGGCACAACACCGTCGCCGTCGCCACCGTCTGCGAGGCCTTGCGCCGCAGCGGCTGCGGGGCACGGCTCGTCCAGATCGGCTGCGGCGCAGAGTACGGGCCCAGCCAGCCCGGCTCCTCCACCGCAGAGGACGCCGTACCACGCCCGGGCGGCCCCTACGGCGTCAGCAAGCTCGCCGCCACCGAACTGGTCCTCGGCTCCGGCCTGGACGCCGTCGTGCTCCGCGTCTTCTCGCCCGCGGGCCCCGGCACCCCCGCCGGATCCCCGCTCGGCCGCCTCGCCGAGGCCCTGCGCCGCGCCATGCAGTCCGGCGACGGCGAACTCAAACTCGGCGGCCTCGGCGTCCAACGCGACTTCATCGACGTCCGCGATGTCGCCCGCGCCGTCCACGCCGCCTCGCTCTCCGCCGCACAAGGCGTGATCAACATCGGCTCGGGCCGTGCCGTACGCCTCCGCGACGCCGCCGCCGTCCTCGCCCGCGTGGCCGGCTACGGCGGCGCCCTGCACGAACTCGACGGCCCGCCCGGACCCATGAGGCCATCCATCGGCCACCCCCGCGGCGAACCGGACCTCGCGTCCCCGGCCGCCTACCCCTACCCCGACGGCTGCGGCAGCTGGCAGCAGGCCGACGTGCGCACCGCACGCGACCGGCTCGGCTGGCGGCCCCGGATCAACCTCGAGGAATCCCTCGCCGACATCTGGATGGAGGCGGCATGCCGTATCTGA
- the moeZ gene encoding adenylyltransferase/sulfurtransferase MoeZ — protein MSLPPLVEPAPELTVDEVRRYSRHLIIPDVGMDGQKRLKNAKVLCVGAGGLGSPALMYLAAAGVGTLGIVEFDEVDESNLQRQIIHSQADIGRSKAESARDSVLGINPYVNVILHEERLEAENVMDIFSQYDLIVDGTDNFATRYLVNDACVLLNKPYVWGSIYRFDGQASVFWSEYGPCYRCLYPEPPPPGMVPSCAEGGVLGVLCASIGSIQVTEAIKVLTGTGEPLVGRLMIYDALEMQYRQVKVRKDPNCAVCGENPTVTELIDYEAFCGVVSEEAQEAAAGSTITPKQLKEWIDDGENIEIIDVREINEYEIVSIPGAKLIPKNEFLMGTALETLPQDKKIVLHCKTGVRSAEVLAVLKSAGFSDAVHVGGGVIGWVNQIEPDKPVY, from the coding sequence GTGTCGCTGCCACCCCTGGTCGAGCCAGCTCCTGAGCTCACCGTAGACGAGGTCCGCAGGTACTCCCGCCACCTGATCATCCCCGACGTGGGCATGGACGGGCAGAAGCGGCTGAAGAACGCCAAGGTGCTCTGTGTGGGCGCCGGAGGCCTCGGATCGCCGGCGCTGATGTACCTGGCCGCCGCGGGCGTGGGCACGCTCGGCATCGTGGAGTTCGACGAGGTCGACGAGTCGAACCTGCAGCGCCAGATCATCCACAGCCAGGCGGACATCGGCCGCTCCAAGGCCGAGTCGGCGCGCGACTCCGTGCTGGGCATCAACCCGTACGTGAACGTGATCCTTCACGAAGAGCGGCTCGAAGCCGAGAACGTGATGGACATCTTCAGCCAGTACGACCTGATCGTCGACGGCACGGACAACTTCGCGACGCGCTACCTGGTCAACGACGCGTGCGTGCTTCTCAACAAGCCGTACGTGTGGGGCTCGATCTACCGCTTCGACGGCCAGGCCTCGGTCTTCTGGTCCGAGTACGGCCCCTGCTACCGCTGCCTCTACCCGGAGCCCCCGCCGCCGGGCATGGTTCCCTCCTGCGCCGAGGGCGGCGTCCTGGGCGTGCTGTGCGCGTCCATCGGCTCCATCCAGGTCACCGAGGCGATCAAGGTCCTCACCGGCACGGGCGAGCCGCTCGTCGGCCGCCTGATGATCTACGACGCCCTGGAGATGCAGTACCGCCAGGTCAAGGTCCGCAAGGACCCGAACTGCGCGGTCTGCGGCGAGAACCCCACCGTCACCGAGCTCATCGACTACGAGGCCTTCTGCGGCGTTGTGTCCGAGGAAGCTCAGGAGGCGGCCGCCGGCTCGACGATCACTCCCAAGCAGCTCAAGGAGTGGATCGACGACGGCGAGAACATCGAGATCATCGACGTCCGCGAGATCAACGAGTACGAGATCGTCTCGATCCCCGGCGCCAAGCTGATCCCGAAGAACGAGTTCCTCATGGGCACCGCCCTGGAGACCCTGCCGCAGGACAAGAAGATCGTCCTGCACTGCAAGACGGGTGTCCGCAGTGCGGAGGTCCTCGCCGTCCTGAAGTCCGCGGGCTTCTCGGACGCGGTCCATGTCGGCGGCGGCGTGATCGGCTGGGTCAACCAGATCGAGCCGGACAAGCCGGTGTACTAG